A region of Lycium barbarum isolate Lr01 chromosome 1, ASM1917538v2, whole genome shotgun sequence DNA encodes the following proteins:
- the LOC132610494 gene encoding uncharacterized protein LOC132610494 gives MVKLIHDSLLTAQSRQKGYAHRKVRDINFMGGERVLLKVLPMMGVIKFWKKGKLSSRYIGLFEIVQPIGEVAYELALPPGLSGAHLVFHISMLNKYHLDGSHMIQWDSVLLDQNLTFEETQLLFWIDRSGC, from the coding sequence ATGGTAAAGTTGATTCATGATAGCCTTCTcacagctcagagtagacaaaaagGTTATGCGCACCGGAAGGTTCGTGACATAAATTTCATGGGGGGTGAGCGTGTTCTGTTGAAGGTTTTACCCATGATGGGTGTGATAAAGTTttggaagaagggcaagttgagttCTAGGTACATTGGTCTGTTTGAGATTGTTCAGCCTATTGgtgaggtagcttatgagttggctttgcctcctGGTTTATCTGGTGCTCACCTCGTCTTTCATATTTCTATGCTCAACAAGTACCATTTGGATGGTTCTCACATGATTCAGTGGGATTCGGTGTTGCTTGATCAGAATTTGACATTCGAGGAAACCcagttgctattttggatagacagatCTGGatgttga